In the genome of Bradyrhizobium sp. CIAT3101, one region contains:
- a CDS encoding acyl-CoA dehydrogenase family protein, producing the protein MVTSAVQGRVAHGEPDYIARAEALAPVFAARAAEHDRTGSFPFENFRELSEAGLLALTVPAALGGAGAGARYTARVLGIIGKADPSTALVLSMHYINHLVMGRSPTWPLRLSRKLARETVEGTALVNALRVEPELGSPSRGGLPATIARRTETGWRLTGHKIYSTGSPILKWYLVWARTDEAEPRVGQFLVPAGLPGTRIVETWDHHGLRASGSHDVIFDDVVIPLDAEVDVRKPADWNARDITQATVHTVFVAAIYDGIARAARDWFVQFLKQRVPASLGAPLATLPRAQEILGAIEARLAVNARLLDTFARDFDDGVDLSTGESNVIKLTVTNNAVAAVEDALSLTGNHGLSRSNPLERHYRDVLCGRVHTPQDDATRTGLGRAALGL; encoded by the coding sequence AGTTCAGGGACGGGTGGCCCATGGCGAGCCCGACTACATCGCGCGCGCCGAGGCGCTGGCGCCGGTCTTTGCCGCGCGCGCCGCCGAGCATGACCGCACCGGCAGCTTTCCCTTCGAGAATTTTCGCGAGCTGTCCGAGGCCGGCCTGCTTGCGCTGACGGTGCCGGCCGCGCTCGGCGGCGCCGGCGCGGGCGCGCGATACACCGCGCGGGTCCTCGGCATCATCGGCAAGGCCGATCCGTCGACCGCGCTGGTGCTGTCGATGCACTACATCAACCACCTGGTGATGGGGCGGAGCCCGACCTGGCCGTTGCGGCTGTCGCGCAAGCTCGCGCGCGAGACGGTCGAAGGCACAGCGCTCGTCAACGCATTGCGGGTCGAACCCGAGCTCGGCTCGCCGTCGCGCGGCGGGCTGCCGGCGACGATTGCGCGCCGCACCGAGACCGGCTGGCGCCTGACCGGCCACAAGATCTATTCGACGGGATCGCCGATCCTGAAATGGTACCTGGTCTGGGCCCGGACCGACGAGGCCGAGCCGCGCGTCGGCCAGTTCCTGGTGCCGGCGGGCCTGCCGGGCACGCGCATCGTCGAGACCTGGGATCATCACGGCCTGCGTGCCAGCGGCAGCCATGACGTCATCTTCGACGATGTCGTGATCCCGCTCGATGCCGAGGTCGATGTCCGCAAGCCCGCGGATTGGAATGCGCGCGACATTACGCAGGCGACCGTGCACACCGTCTTCGTCGCCGCGATCTATGACGGCATTGCGCGTGCGGCGCGGGACTGGTTCGTCCAGTTCCTGAAGCAGCGCGTTCCCGCCAGCCTCGGCGCGCCGCTTGCCACCCTGCCGCGCGCGCAGGAGATCCTCGGTGCCATTGAGGCCAGGCTCGCGGTCAATGCCCGGCTGCTCGACACCTTTGCCCGCGATTTCGACGACGGCGTCGATCTCTCCACCGGCGAATCCAACGTCATCAAGCTGACGGTCACCAACAATGCGGTCGCCGCGGTCGAGGACGCGCTGTCGCTGACCGGAAATCACGGCCTGTCCCGCAGCAATCCGCTGGAGCGGCATTATCGGGATGTCCTGTGCGGACGCGTGCACACGCCGCAGGACGATGCCACGCGCACCGGCCTCGGCCGCGCCGCATTGGGCCTCTAG
- a CDS encoding LLM class flavin-dependent oxidoreductase, which yields MSVEFIGFIANSNASETIVRQGPVLDPHYIETVAKAHELAGFDRALLAFHSTTPDALQIAQHVLTITKELKVMIAQRPGFTAPTLLARQLATLDQLYDGRVSLHVITGGNAIELRQDGNTLDDKDERYARTSEFLDVVRLEWTSEKPFNYSGKYYTVENGFSQVKPLQKGGIYTFVGGGSDAAIEVSGKHADTFALWGESYAQVRDVTARVRAAAAKHGRPSPRFSLSVRPILADTEEAAWKKAEGILERATALQDQTGYRRPNHATEGAKRLLAAADQGARVDKRLWTEIAKLTGANSNSTALVGTPAQVAEVFADYYDLGVSHFLIRGFDPLPDAIDYGRELIPLTRKLIAERDQQRGIAAE from the coding sequence ATGTCGGTCGAGTTCATCGGCTTCATCGCAAACAGCAACGCTTCCGAGACCATCGTGCGCCAGGGGCCGGTGCTCGATCCGCATTACATCGAGACGGTGGCGAAGGCGCATGAGCTCGCGGGCTTCGACCGTGCGCTGCTGGCGTTCCATTCGACCACGCCGGATGCGTTGCAGATCGCCCAGCACGTGCTGACCATCACCAAAGAGCTCAAGGTGATGATCGCGCAGCGGCCGGGTTTTACGGCGCCGACGCTGCTGGCGCGCCAGTTGGCCACGCTCGATCAACTCTATGACGGCCGCGTCTCGCTGCACGTCATCACCGGCGGCAATGCCATCGAGCTGCGCCAGGACGGCAACACGCTCGACGACAAGGACGAGCGCTACGCCCGCACCAGCGAATTCCTCGACGTGGTACGGCTGGAATGGACCAGCGAGAAGCCGTTCAACTACAGCGGCAAGTACTACACCGTCGAGAACGGATTTTCGCAGGTGAAGCCGCTGCAGAAGGGCGGCATCTACACCTTCGTCGGCGGCGGCTCCGATGCGGCGATCGAGGTTTCGGGCAAGCATGCCGACACCTTTGCGCTGTGGGGCGAATCCTACGCCCAGGTGCGCGACGTCACCGCGCGGGTGCGTGCGGCAGCTGCAAAGCATGGACGGCCAAGCCCGCGCTTCAGCCTGTCGGTGCGGCCGATCCTCGCCGACACCGAGGAGGCCGCCTGGAAGAAGGCCGAAGGGATCCTCGAGCGTGCCACCGCGCTGCAGGACCAGACCGGCTATCGCCGGCCCAATCATGCGACCGAGGGCGCCAAGCGCCTGCTGGCCGCGGCCGATCAGGGCGCGCGCGTCGACAAGCGGCTGTGGACCGAGATCGCGAAGCTCACCGGCGCCAACAGCAACTCGACTGCGCTGGTCGGCACGCCCGCGCAGGTCGCCGAAGTCTTCGCCGACTATTACGATCTCGGCGTCAGCCACTTCCTGATCCGCGGGTTCGATCCGCTTCCGGACGCCATCGACTACGGCCGCGAGCTGATCCCGCTGACACGCAAGCTGATCGCCGAACGCGACCAGCAGCGGGGCATCGCGGCCGAATGA
- a CDS encoding ABC transporter substrate-binding protein, producing the protein MIRFIIAAALAFAGADLAAAQTTLRVGDQKGNSQAVMEAAGVLKDLPYKIEWKEFPAAAPLLEALSAGAIETGLVGDAPFTFAAASGAPVKAIAAIRQTGEGLAILVPEKSPIKSFADLRGKKIATGRGSIGHQLILAALEKNGWSASDVQIAFLAPSDAKIAYTQGAVDAWSTWEPYVSQEEVLFKSRRIITAEGLTPGLSFQVARPDAIRDKRAELTDFIRRLTVARAWSLTNANGYAETWGKLMNIPTAVPQNWLSRAKIRIAPIDDGVVADEQSTIDLYFRWGLIKQKLDAAEIVDRSFADAIAKAGL; encoded by the coding sequence ATGATCCGGTTCATCATTGCTGCAGCGCTCGCTTTTGCGGGCGCTGATCTCGCGGCCGCGCAGACGACGCTGCGCGTCGGCGACCAGAAGGGCAATTCGCAGGCGGTGATGGAAGCCGCAGGCGTGCTCAAGGATCTCCCCTACAAGATCGAGTGGAAGGAGTTTCCGGCGGCCGCACCTCTGCTGGAGGCGCTGAGCGCAGGTGCCATCGAGACCGGGCTCGTCGGCGACGCGCCCTTCACCTTCGCCGCCGCCTCCGGCGCGCCGGTGAAGGCGATCGCCGCGATCCGGCAGACCGGCGAGGGGCTCGCGATCCTCGTGCCCGAAAAATCGCCGATCAAGAGTTTTGCGGATCTCCGGGGCAAGAAGATCGCGACCGGCCGCGGCTCGATCGGACATCAGCTGATCCTGGCCGCGCTGGAGAAGAACGGCTGGTCCGCGAGCGACGTGCAGATCGCATTCCTGGCGCCGTCGGATGCCAAGATCGCTTACACACAAGGCGCGGTCGATGCGTGGTCGACCTGGGAGCCTTACGTGAGCCAGGAAGAGGTGCTGTTCAAGTCGCGCCGCATCATCACCGCGGAAGGCCTGACACCGGGCCTGAGCTTCCAGGTGGCGCGGCCGGATGCGATCCGCGACAAGCGCGCGGAGCTGACCGACTTCATCCGCCGCCTCACCGTGGCGCGGGCGTGGTCGCTGACCAATGCCAACGGTTATGCCGAGACCTGGGGCAAGCTGATGAACATCCCGACTGCCGTCCCGCAGAACTGGCTATCGCGCGCAAAAATCCGCATCGCGCCGATCGACGACGGTGTGGTCGCGGACGAGCAGAGCACGATCGATCTCTACTTCCGCTGGGGCCTGATCAAGCAGAAGCTCGATGCGGCAGAGATTGTCGACCGCTCGTTCGCGGATGCGATCGCGAAGGCGGGGTTGTAA
- a CDS encoding CmcJ/NvfI family oxidoreductase translates to MGLQETKIESLPFVTAELNYLAPVSGKPRTYAFDPPPGEPKSTSLPEPHQVPIFDARLIADNFSLDREGFALVRHPNQVKDFYNDEEIRAVYYPAVEAFLRATLKADRVVIFDHTVRRRVEGAPDIRDGGPRQPATRVHVDQTDVSGANRVREHLPDEAEELLKGRVQVINLWRPIRGPLRDSPLAMVDGTTVSPEDLVASDLIYPNRRGETYSVKYNPNHRWFYFPEMTADEALLLKCYDSATDGRTRFGPHTAFIDPTTPADAAPRESIEVRTLVFHKQ, encoded by the coding sequence ATGGGCCTGCAAGAAACAAAAATCGAATCGCTTCCCTTCGTCACCGCCGAACTCAACTACCTCGCGCCGGTCTCCGGCAAGCCACGCACTTACGCCTTCGATCCACCGCCGGGCGAGCCGAAAAGCACGTCGTTGCCCGAGCCGCACCAGGTGCCGATCTTCGATGCGCGCCTGATCGCCGACAATTTCTCGCTCGATCGCGAGGGCTTTGCGCTGGTGCGCCATCCGAACCAGGTCAAGGACTTTTACAACGACGAGGAAATCCGCGCTGTCTACTATCCTGCTGTCGAAGCCTTTCTGCGCGCGACGCTGAAAGCCGACCGCGTCGTCATCTTCGACCACACCGTGCGCAGGCGCGTCGAGGGTGCTCCTGATATTCGCGACGGCGGCCCGCGCCAGCCCGCGACGCGCGTGCATGTCGACCAGACCGACGTCTCCGGTGCCAACCGTGTGCGCGAGCATCTGCCTGACGAAGCCGAGGAGCTGCTCAAGGGGCGCGTCCAGGTGATCAACCTCTGGCGGCCGATCCGGGGACCTTTACGCGATTCACCGCTCGCGATGGTCGATGGCACCACGGTCTCTCCCGAGGATCTCGTCGCGTCCGACCTGATCTATCCCAATCGCCGCGGCGAAACCTATTCGGTGAAATACAATCCGAACCACCGCTGGTTCTATTTCCCGGAGATGACAGCGGACGAGGCGCTGCTGCTCAAATGCTATGACTCGGCGACCGACGGCCGCACCCGTTTCGGGCCGCACACTGCCTTTATCGATCCGACCACGCCGGCCGACGCCGCGCCGCGCGAGAGCATCGAGGTGCGTACGCTGGTCTTTCATAAACAGTAA